A segment of the Deltaproteobacteria bacterium genome:
GCAGGCGGTCGCGTTGGGCGCGGCAGTTTTTGGCGCCCTGGCGTCGAGCGATGCCGGGAGTGAGCGACACGACACAGAGGGGTTCCCCCCTTTGAAAAAGGGGGGCAAGGGGGGATTTGAGCACCGCTCCCCGACATCGTAACGCCGTGTCCGTTCGATAATTTCCGAGGCGGGCCTTCGCCGCGCCGAAGAGGCTTCGACCTCGCAGGCGGGGCGCTGATCGAAATCGTAATCGATTGAACTTTCTTCTTCATCCTCCATCGAACCGGCGATTTTTTTCTGCGAAATCTTCTCCAGCAGATCCTCGGGGATCTCGTCCAGAAAACGCGAGGGGATGGCATATTGGCTCGACCCGAAGAGGCGGCGATAGTTGACAAAACTCAAAAAAAGTTTTTCCCGCGCCCGGGTCATCCCCACATAGCAGAGGCGCCGCTCCTCCTCGACATCCTTTTCCGCATCGAGCGACCGGCTGTGGGGAAAAAGCCCCTCCTCCATTCCCACCATGAAGACCACCGGAAATTCCAGCCCCTTGGCAAGATGAAATGTCATGAGGGGAAGCCGGTCTGCCTCCGGATTGAGATCGTCGGCATCGGAGACAAGAGCGGCCTGATCGAGAAACCCTTCGAGCGTCGGAGATTCTTCCCGTTGGCAATATTCCTCAACGACATTCACCAGTTCTTCAAGATTCTCCATCCTCCCCTCCGCCTCTATCGTCTTTTCATCCTGAAGCATCTTCCAGTAGCCGGTCTTCTCATAGAGGTGCGTCATGAAATCTACGAGTAACATTTGTTGTAAATCATTTTTGAGCGTTTGAATGAGAGTTATAAAGGGATTCAATTTGGAAATGATGGATGGCTGTAGGGGCGAGGTTCCCTCGCCCGGGCGGGGAGACCCCGCCCCTACAATCACGTCCCACAACGAAGATCCTTGCTGACCCGCAATCTTTTCCAATTTCTCCACCGTCGTCTTCCCGATCCCGCGCGCCGGAACGTTGATAATCCGCTTCAGGCTGATGGAATCGGCGGGATTTACCAGCAATTTGACATAGGCGACCATGTCCCTGATCTCCTGCCGGTCGTAGAATTTGGTGCCGCCGATGATCGCATAGGGAATATCCCGCCGCCGCAGTTCGTCTTCGAACGGCCGCGACTGGGCATTGGTGCGATAGAAAACAGCCATGTCGGCCAGACGATACCGCCCCCGCAGTGCGTCGATTTGATCCGCCGTAAAAACTGCCTCATCGGTTTCGGTGAGCCCTTCAAAGAGTGTCAGCCTCTCCCCTGCCCCGTTTTCCGTCCACAATGTCTTCCCCAGCCGCCCCCGGTTGTTGGCCACAACCGCCGAGGCCGCTTTCAGGATAAATCCGGTGGAACGGTAGTTTTGCTCGAGGCGGATCACCCGCGCCTCGGGATAGTCTTTCTGAAAATCGAGGATATTTTTAATCTCGGCGCCGCGGAATTTGTAAATCGACTGATCGTCGTCGCCGACGACGCAAAGATTTTTGTGTTTCCCCGCAAGCAGGCGAATCAGCTCGTATTGCGCCCGGTTGGTGTCCTGATATTCGTCCACCATGACATAGGCGAACTGATTTTGATATTGGACCAGGATTTCGGGATTTTTTCTGAAGAGAAGCACAACGTTCAAAAGCAGATCGCCGAAATCCATCGCCTGATTGGCAAGGAGTTTTTGCTGATA
Coding sequences within it:
- a CDS encoding UvrD-helicase domain-containing protein, coding for MLSQLNPKQREAVLHTEGPLLVLAGAGSGKTRVLAYRMAWLLRKKNIRPWNLFAVTFTNKAAGEMKGRVEKLLGGVAQDIWVSTFHSACLRILRRHAEALGYGRDFTIYDDRDQLTLITRCLEELNINPQRANPKAVAHRINQAKHNALLADDIKPAEVNPFETRVASVYGHYQQKLLANQAMDFGDLLLNVVLLFRKNPEILVQYQNQFAYVMVDEYQDTNRAQYELIRLLAGKHKNLCVVGDDDQSIYKFRGAEIKNILDFQKDYPEARVIRLEQNYRSTGFILKAASAVVANNRGRLGKTLWTENGAGERLTLFEGLTETDEAVFTADQIDALRGRYRLADMAVFYRTNAQSRPFEDELRRRDIPYAIIGGTKFYDRQEIRDMVAYVKLLVNPADSISLKRIINVPARGIGKTTVEKLEKIAGQQGSSLWDVIVGAGSPRPGEGTSPLQPSIISKLNPFITLIQTLKNDLQQMLLVDFMTHLYEKTGYWKMLQDEKTIEAEGRMENLEELVNVVEEYCQREESPTLEGFLDQAALVSDADDLNPEADRLPLMTFHLAKGLEFPVVFMVGMEEGLFPHSRSLDAEKDVEEERRLCYVGMTRAREKLFLSFVNYRRLFGSSQYAIPSRFLDEIPEDLLEKISQKKIAGSMEDEEESSIDYDFDQRPACEVEASSARRRPASEIIERTRRYDVGERCSNPPLPPFFKGGNPSVSCRSLPASLDARAPKTAAPNATAC